One genomic window of Cannabis sativa cultivar Pink pepper isolate KNU-18-1 chromosome 2, ASM2916894v1, whole genome shotgun sequence includes the following:
- the LOC115718803 gene encoding G-type lectin S-receptor-like serine/threonine-protein kinase LECRK3 codes for MPFLIFQWFLLTFITIINASTHRKIPLGSSLSTKDTHNNMFWSSDSSEFAFGFHQVEKDGDFLLAIWFNNIPEKTIVWSANGNTLVQQGSTLELTENGLLVLKTRKGKQVWIVGVGDGDGVAYAAMLDTGNFVLVDKNSNYLWESFDEPTDTLLPLQTLNQGKKLVARYSNTNFSKGRFQLMLQQSGNLKLYTTTFPLDEANSMYWSSETTSNESRVVFNQSGLIYLQGKNGEILSILSAKPCSTQSFYQRMILEYDGVFSLYVYPKNDGEESIGWSKAWTHCSTPIPPNICTKLMEPTGSGACGFNSYCSLEKEQRPSCKCPSGYSFIDQNDEMKGCQQNFEAQSCDKDSKDEENFYFNTMENTDWPLSDYEYFRLVDENWCRKACLGDCFCAVAIFRNGECWKKTTPLSNGKLDSSVGGKALIKVRLDQPHKRNDSILVVIASLLFGTPFFLINILVLIPALVVIFHLYRKAKVSKQTQFKEGMNLQSFTYEELEEATNGFNEELGRGAFAVVFKGVLCDGIFVAVKKLDNVVREGEEEFKAEVNAISRTNHKNLVQLIGFCNEEENRLLVYEFMSNGSLANFLFKSSSKPSWYQRKEIALGIARGLFYLHEECKNQIIHCDIKPHNVLLDEFFNARIADFGLAKLLKRDQTRTTTALRGTKGYVAPEWFRNTPVSVKVDVYSYGIMLLEIICCRRNFEAEMEEEEQMVLADWANDCYRDGQLSLLLGNDDEALSDMRKVEKCVMVAIWCIQEDPSFRPTMKKVTQMLEGTVDVSIPPDPYSFISSLYV; via the exons atgccttTCCTTATTTTTCAATGGTTTCTTCTAACATTCATCACCATTATTAATGCTTCAACTCATAGAAAGATCCCATTAGGTTCATCTCTCTCAACAAAAGACACTCACAACAACATGTTTTGGTCATCAGATTCAAGTGAATTTGCCTTTGGTTTTCATCAAGTTGAAAAAGATGGTGACTTTCTTTTAGCCATATGGTTCAACAACATACCTGAAAAAACCATTGTTTGGTCAGCAAATGGCAACACTCTTGTCCAACAAGGCTCAACACTTGAACTAACCGAAAATGGTTTGCTTGTTCTCAAAACCCGAAAAGGAAAACAGGTATGGATTGTTGGTGTTGGTGATGGTGATGGTGTTGCCTATGCAGCTATGCTTGACACAGGGAATTTTGTGCTTGTTGACAAGAATTCTAACTATCTATGGGAGAGTTTTGATGAGCCAACAGATACATTATTACCATTACAAACTTTAAATCAAGGTAAGAAGCTTGTAGCTCGATACTCGAATACAAATTTTTCCAAAGGAAGATTTCAGCTTATGCTGCAGCAAAGTGGAAATCTTAAGCTTTACACAACAACTTTCCCATTGGATGAGGCTAATTCTATGTATTGGTCAAGTGAAACGACGTCTAATGAATCTCGGGTAGTGTTTAACCAATCCGGGTTGATTTATTTGCAAGGAAAGAATGGAGAAATACTAAGTATTTTATCAGCAAAACCTTGTTCAACTCAAAGTTTCTATCAAAGGATGATACTTGAGTATGATGGTGTTTT TTCACTCTATGTTTACCCGAAAAATGATGGTGAAGAATCCATAGGATGGAGTAAGGCTTGGACTCATTGTTCAACTCCCATACCTCCAAATATTTGTACTAAACTTATGGAACCAACGGGAAGTGGAGCTTGCGGTTTCAACAGCTACTGCAGCCTAGAAAAGGAGCAAAGACCGAGTTGTAAGTGCCCGAGTGGTTACTCCTTTATAGATCAAAATGATGAGATGAAAGGTTGCCAACAAAACTTTGAGGCTCAAAGTTGTGATAAAGATTCTAAGGATGAAGAAAATTTCTACTTCAACACCATGGAAAACACAGACTGGCCTCTGTCTGATTATGAGTATTTTCGGTTGGTGGATGAGAATTGGTGCAGGAAGGCTTGTTTAGGAGATTGTTTTTGTGCTGTGGCTATTTTTAGAAATGGTGAGTGTTGGAAGAAGACAACACCTCTTTCTAATGGAAAATTGGATTCAAGTGTTGGTGGGAAAGCTCTTATTAAAGTAAGATTAGATCAACCCCACAAGAGAAATGATTCAATACTAGTTGTTATTGCATCACTACTCTTTGGTACACCTTTTTTCCTTATAAATATCCTTGTACTAATTCCTGCACTAGTGGTTATTTTTCACTTGTATAGAAAAGCAAAAGTTTCTAAACAAACCCAATTCAAGGAAGGtatgaatttacaaagtttcacctatgaagagttggaagaagccacaaatggattcaatgaagagCTAGGAAGAGGCGCTTTCGCCGTTGTATTCAAAGGGGTTCTTTGTGATGGTATTTTTGTTGCAGTGAAAAAGTTGGACAATGTTGTaagagaaggagaagaagaatttAAGGCAGAAGTTAATGCAATTAGTAGAACTAATCATAAGAATTTGGTTCAACTAATTGGGTTCTgcaatgaagaagaaaatagaTTACTTGTCTATGAATTCATGAGCAATGGTTCATTAGCTAACTTCCTATTCAAATCTTCTTCTAAGCCAAGTTGGTATCAAAGAAAGGAAATTGCTTTAGGCATTGCAAGAGGGCTATTTTATTTACATGAAGAGTGCAAAAACCAAATCATACATTGTGATATAAAGCCTCATAATGTTCTTCTTGATGAGTTTTTCAATGCAAGAATAGCTGATTTTGGACTAGCCAAGCTACTAAAGAGAGATCAGACTAGAACAACTACTGCATTGAGAGGTACCAAAGGGTATGTTGCTCCCGAATGGTTTCGAAACACTCCTGTTTCGGTTAAGGTTGATGTTTATAGCTATGGGATTATGTTGTTGGAGATCATATGTTGTAGGAGGAATTTTGAGGCTGAGatggaagaagaagaacaaatgGTGTTGGCTGATTGGGCTAATGATTGTTATAGAGATGGTCAATTGAGTTTGCTGTTGGGAAATGATGATGAGGCTTTGAGTGACATGAGAAAAGTTGAGAAATGTGTTATGGTTGCTATTTGGTGTATTCAAGAAGATCCTTCATTTAGACCAACTATGAAAAAAGTTACACAAATGCTTGAAGGAACTGTTGATGTTTCAATCCCACCAGATCCATATTCCTTTATTAGTTCACTTTATGTTTAG
- the LOC115719306 gene encoding cysteine--tRNA ligase 2, cytoplasmic isoform X2: MDALQCLLPTHQPRVSDHLEEIKDMISLIIKNDYAYAVDGDVFFAVEKLPNYGQLSGQKLENNRAGERVAVDSRKRNPADFALWKAAKPGEPSWDSPWGLGRPGWHIECSAMSAKYLTFKFDIHGGGIDLIFPHHENEVAQSCAACQESNVSYWMHNGHVTNNNEKMSKSLGNFFTIREIIGRYHPLSLRHFVLSAHYRSPLNYTFSQLESSSDAVYYIYQTLQDCEDSLSMFQEGILKEGADQSGKTIQLDPADAQECIRKLRSEFETKMNDDLNTAHILTGAFQDALKLINSSINAVKKKQPKKQKQQKQKQQDQADQEEQQKQQQLLMNQSLVEVKQEIISFLSILGLLSSHSYTEVLQQFKDKALKRADLVESDVTNLIEARAEARKNKEFAKSDQIRADLSAKGIALMDLGKETIWRPCVPVEQQQQSVKT, from the exons ATGGATGCTCTTCAGTGTCTCCTTCCTACCCATCAGCCACGTGTATCTGATCATTTGGAAGAAATAAAGGATATGATATCTCTG ATCATCAAGAATGACTATGCATATGCAGTTGATGGAGATGTATTCTTTGCTGTTGAAAAACTCCCAAATTATGGTCAATTGTCTGGACAAAAGTTGGAAAATAATAGAGCTGGGGAGCGAGTGGCTGTCGATTCAAGAAAGCGAAATCCAGCTGACTTTGCACTGTGGAAG GCTGCAAAGCCTGGTGAGCCTAGTTGGGACAGCCCTTGGGGTCTTGGAAGACCTGGGTGGCATATTGAATGCAGTGCTATGAGTGCAAAATATTTAACATTCAAGTTTGATATTCATGGTGGTGGAATTGACTTGATCTTTCCACATCATGAAAATGAGGTTGCCCAGAGTTGTGCTGCATGCCAAGAGAGCAATGTGAGTTACTGGATGCATAATGGACATGTTACGAACAACAATGAGAAAATGTCGAAGTCCTTGGGTAACTTCTTCACTATTCGTGAG ATTATTGGAAGGTACCATCCATTGTCGTTGAGACACTTTGTGTTAAGTGCACATTACCGTTCTCCTCTCAATTACACTTTCTCCCAGCTGGAGAGTTCTTCAGATgctgtttattacatttatcaG ACTTTGCAAGACTGTGAGGATTCATTATCGATGTTTCAAGAAGGGATCTTGAAAGAAGGAGCAGATCAAAGTGGCAAAACCATTCAACTCGATCCTGCTGACGCTCAAGAATGCATTCGTAAGCTACGCAGTGAATTCGAGACTAAAATGAATGATGACTTGAACACTGCGCACATATTGACTGGTGCGTTTCAAGATGCCTTGAAATTGATAAACAGTTCCATCAACGCAGTTAAG AAGAAGCAACCGAAGAAACAAAAACAGCAGAAGCAGAAGCAGCAGGATCAAGCGGATCAAGAAGAACAACAGAAGCAGCAACAGTTGTTAATGAATCAATCTCTTGTTGAAGTGAAGCAAGAAATTATATCATTTCTAAGTATTCTGGGTTTACTATCCTCACATTCATACACTGAG GTACTACAGCAGTTCAAAGATAAGGCTTTGAAGCGAGCTGATTTAGTTGAAAGCGATGTGACCAACTTGATTGAAGCGCGAGCAGAAGCTAGAAAAAACAAGGAGTTCGCAAAGAGTGATCAGATCAGAGCCGATTTAAGTGCGAAGGGAATTGCGCTCATGGATCTAGGTAAGGAAACAATTTGGAGACCGTGTGTCCCGGTAGAACAGCAACAACAGTCAGTTAAAACATGA
- the LOC115720586 gene encoding metal tolerance protein 11: MAMELLNLNHEEEELSLLRQPTTNGDLSWRLNFESFKLSNTHKEKKPSPPGLHDCYGVLSPEDNVAEYYQQQVEMLEGFNEMDALAERGFLPGMSKEEQDKLAKSETFAIRISNFANMILFAAKVYASIRSGSLAIIASTLDSLLDLLSGFILWFTAFSMQTPNPYQYPIGKRRMQPLGILVFASVMATLGLQIILESVRTLLSDEVEFSLTKDQERWVVGIMLMVTLVKFVLMIYCRGFSNEIVKAYAQDHFFDVITNIIGLFAALLANYFYDWMDPVGAIILALYTIRTWSMTVLENVNSLVGRSAAPEYLQKLTYLCWNHHKAIRHIDTVRAYTFGSHYFVEVDIVLPADMPLQEAHDIGESLQEKLEQLPEIERAFVHLDYEFSHKPEHAQSQS, translated from the exons ATGGCTATGGAGCTACTGAATCTCAACCACGAAGAGGAAGAACTTTCCCTCTTGAGACAACCCACCACCAATGGCGACCTCTCTTGGCGTTTGAACTTCGAAAGCTTTAAACTTTCCAACACCCACAAAGAGAAGAAACCCTCACCCCCTGGCCTCCATGATTGCTATGGAGTTTTAA GTCCGGAGGATAACGTGGCTGAGTACTATCAGCAACAGGTAGAAATGCTCGAGGGGTTTAATGAGATGGATGCGTTAGCAGAGCGCGGTTTTCTACCTGGAATGTCAAAGGAAGAGCAAGATAAGTTGGCGAAAAGCGAGACATTTGCCATCAGAATATCGAATTTCGCAAACATGATTCTTTTTGCTGCAAAAGTTTATGCTTCGATTAGGAGTGGTTCACTGGCAATTATTGCATCGACTTTGGACTCACTTCTTGATCTTTTGTCTGGCTTTATTCTTTGGTTTACTGCTTTCTCAATGCAAACTCCAAATCCGTATCAATACCCTATTGGAAAAAGGCGTATGCAGCCGTTGGGTATCCTTGTGTTTGCGTCTGTCATGGCAACACTCGGTCTGCAGATCATATTGGAGTCGGTTCGAACCCTGTTATCTGATGAGGTTGAGTTCAGCTTGACCAAAGATCAAGAAAGATGGGTTGTTGGCATTATGCTCATGGTGACTCTGGTGAAATTCGTGCTGATGATTTACTGTCGCGGTTTTAGTAACGAAATTGTTAAAGCTTATGCACAAGATCACTTTTTTGATGTCATCACCAACATCATTGGCCTCTTTGCTGCACTCCTTGCTAATTATTTTTACGATTGGATGGATCCTGTTGGAGCTATTATTTTGGCGTTGTACACCATCCGAACATGGTCAATGACGGTTCTTGAAAATGTCAACTCTCTGGTTGGAAGATCAGCTGCTCCTGAATATTTACAGAAACTCACATACCTCTGTTGGAACCACCACAAGGCCATACGACACATTGATACCGTTAGGGCCTACACTTTCGGGTCTCACTACTTTGTTGAGGTTGACATTGTCTTACCGGCAGACATGCCCTTACAAGAGGCTCATGACATAGGCGAATCCTTGCAGGAGAAGCTTGAACAACTTCCTGAAATTGAGCGCGCCTTTGTCCATTTAGATTACGAGTTCTCACACAAACCCGAGCATGCGCAGTCTCAGTCTTAG
- the LOC115719306 gene encoding cysteine--tRNA ligase 2, cytoplasmic isoform X1: protein MAKEELRVYNSMTQQKEIFKPKVSGKVGMYVCGVTAYDLSHLGHARAAINFDVLYRYLQHLGYEVTYVRNFTDVDDKIIRRANEIGEDPLSLSNRFCQEYLSDMDALQCLLPTHQPRVSDHLEEIKDMISLIIKNDYAYAVDGDVFFAVEKLPNYGQLSGQKLENNRAGERVAVDSRKRNPADFALWKAAKPGEPSWDSPWGLGRPGWHIECSAMSAKYLTFKFDIHGGGIDLIFPHHENEVAQSCAACQESNVSYWMHNGHVTNNNEKMSKSLGNFFTIREIIGRYHPLSLRHFVLSAHYRSPLNYTFSQLESSSDAVYYIYQTLQDCEDSLSMFQEGILKEGADQSGKTIQLDPADAQECIRKLRSEFETKMNDDLNTAHILTGAFQDALKLINSSINAVKKKQPKKQKQQKQKQQDQADQEEQQKQQQLLMNQSLVEVKQEIISFLSILGLLSSHSYTEVLQQFKDKALKRADLVESDVTNLIEARAEARKNKEFAKSDQIRADLSAKGIALMDLGKETIWRPCVPVEQQQQSVKT, encoded by the exons ATGGCAAAGGAGGAGTTAAGGGTTTACAATTCCATGACTCAGCAGAAGGAGATCTTCAAGCCTAAGGTTTCGGGAAAGGTTGGGATGTATGTCTGTGGAGTTACTGCCTACGATCTTAGCCATCTCGGCCATGCCCGAGCTGCCATTAATTTTGATGTCCTCTACAG ATATTTACAGCACTTGGGTTATGAAGTCACATATGTCCGAAATTTCACTGATGTTGACGACAAG ATTATTCGTCGGGCAAATGAGATTGGGGAAGATCCACTAAGTTTAAGTAATCGGTTCTGCCAAGAGTACCTTTCTGACATGGATGCTCTTCAGTGTCTCCTTCCTACCCATCAGCCACGTGTATCTGATCATTTGGAAGAAATAAAGGATATGATATCTCTG ATCATCAAGAATGACTATGCATATGCAGTTGATGGAGATGTATTCTTTGCTGTTGAAAAACTCCCAAATTATGGTCAATTGTCTGGACAAAAGTTGGAAAATAATAGAGCTGGGGAGCGAGTGGCTGTCGATTCAAGAAAGCGAAATCCAGCTGACTTTGCACTGTGGAAG GCTGCAAAGCCTGGTGAGCCTAGTTGGGACAGCCCTTGGGGTCTTGGAAGACCTGGGTGGCATATTGAATGCAGTGCTATGAGTGCAAAATATTTAACATTCAAGTTTGATATTCATGGTGGTGGAATTGACTTGATCTTTCCACATCATGAAAATGAGGTTGCCCAGAGTTGTGCTGCATGCCAAGAGAGCAATGTGAGTTACTGGATGCATAATGGACATGTTACGAACAACAATGAGAAAATGTCGAAGTCCTTGGGTAACTTCTTCACTATTCGTGAG ATTATTGGAAGGTACCATCCATTGTCGTTGAGACACTTTGTGTTAAGTGCACATTACCGTTCTCCTCTCAATTACACTTTCTCCCAGCTGGAGAGTTCTTCAGATgctgtttattacatttatcaG ACTTTGCAAGACTGTGAGGATTCATTATCGATGTTTCAAGAAGGGATCTTGAAAGAAGGAGCAGATCAAAGTGGCAAAACCATTCAACTCGATCCTGCTGACGCTCAAGAATGCATTCGTAAGCTACGCAGTGAATTCGAGACTAAAATGAATGATGACTTGAACACTGCGCACATATTGACTGGTGCGTTTCAAGATGCCTTGAAATTGATAAACAGTTCCATCAACGCAGTTAAG AAGAAGCAACCGAAGAAACAAAAACAGCAGAAGCAGAAGCAGCAGGATCAAGCGGATCAAGAAGAACAACAGAAGCAGCAACAGTTGTTAATGAATCAATCTCTTGTTGAAGTGAAGCAAGAAATTATATCATTTCTAAGTATTCTGGGTTTACTATCCTCACATTCATACACTGAG GTACTACAGCAGTTCAAAGATAAGGCTTTGAAGCGAGCTGATTTAGTTGAAAGCGATGTGACCAACTTGATTGAAGCGCGAGCAGAAGCTAGAAAAAACAAGGAGTTCGCAAAGAGTGATCAGATCAGAGCCGATTTAAGTGCGAAGGGAATTGCGCTCATGGATCTAGGTAAGGAAACAATTTGGAGACCGTGTGTCCCGGTAGAACAGCAACAACAGTCAGTTAAAACATGA